A region from the Mycolicibacterium phlei genome encodes:
- a CDS encoding DEAD/DEAH box helicase — translation MTSSTADLANADLTFNDLQIHPSVLRAIADVGYETPSAIQAATIPAMLAGSDVVGLAQTGTGKTAAFAIPLLSKIDPKRRDTQALVLAPTRELALQVAEAFGRYGAHLPEINVLPIYGGASYGPQLAGLKRGAQVVVGTPGRVIDHLEKGRLDLSHLDYLVLDEADEMLTMGFAEEVERILAETPEYKQVALFSATMPAAIKKITTKYLHDPVEVTVKSKTATAENISQRYIQVAGPRKMDALTRVLEVEQGDAMIVFVRTKQATEEVAERLRARGFAAAAINGDIPQAQRERTIAALKDGTIDILVATDVAARGLDVERISHVLNYDIPHDTESYVHRIGRTGRAGRSGQALLFVTPRERHLLKSIEKATRSKLIEAELPSVEDVNAQRVAKFRDSISEALNAPGIDLFRKLVEDYERENDVPMADIAAALAAQTRDGEEFFMKEPPPDKRRERDRDERPRRERPERRTRDDLATYRISVGKRHKVGPGHIVGALANEGGLHRSDFGHITILPDFSLVELPAKLPRKTIKALENTRISGVKINLQPDRAPAKNRRKQK, via the coding sequence ATGACGTCTTCCACGGCCGATCTGGCCAACGCCGATCTCACCTTCAACGACCTGCAGATACATCCGTCGGTACTGCGGGCCATCGCTGACGTCGGCTACGAGACGCCGTCGGCCATCCAGGCGGCCACCATACCGGCGATGCTGGCCGGCTCCGACGTGGTGGGGCTGGCGCAGACCGGTACCGGCAAGACGGCGGCGTTCGCGATCCCGCTGCTGTCCAAGATCGACCCGAAGCGCCGCGACACCCAGGCCCTGGTGCTGGCGCCCACCCGCGAGCTTGCGCTGCAGGTCGCCGAGGCCTTCGGCCGCTACGGTGCGCACCTGCCCGAGATCAACGTGCTGCCCATCTACGGCGGCGCCTCCTACGGTCCGCAGCTGGCCGGCCTCAAGCGCGGCGCGCAGGTCGTCGTCGGCACCCCGGGCCGGGTGATCGACCACCTCGAGAAGGGCCGGCTGGACCTGTCGCACCTGGACTACCTGGTGCTCGACGAGGCCGACGAGATGCTGACCATGGGCTTCGCCGAGGAGGTCGAACGCATCCTCGCCGAGACCCCGGAGTACAAGCAGGTGGCGTTGTTCTCCGCGACCATGCCCGCGGCGATCAAGAAGATCACCACCAAGTACCTGCACGACCCCGTCGAGGTCACGGTCAAGTCGAAAACCGCGACCGCGGAGAACATTTCGCAGCGCTACATCCAGGTCGCCGGGCCACGCAAGATGGACGCGCTGACCAGGGTGCTCGAGGTTGAGCAGGGCGACGCGATGATCGTGTTCGTCCGCACCAAACAGGCCACCGAGGAGGTCGCCGAGCGGCTCAGGGCCCGCGGGTTCGCGGCGGCGGCCATCAACGGCGATATCCCGCAGGCGCAGCGCGAGCGCACCATCGCCGCGCTCAAGGACGGCACCATCGACATCCTCGTCGCCACCGACGTGGCCGCCCGCGGCCTGGACGTCGAGCGGATCTCGCACGTGCTGAACTACGACATCCCGCACGACACCGAGTCCTACGTGCACCGCATCGGGCGCACCGGGCGGGCGGGCCGGTCGGGTCAGGCGCTGCTGTTCGTCACCCCGCGCGAGCGCCATCTGCTCAAGTCGATCGAGAAGGCCACCCGCTCGAAGCTGATCGAGGCCGAGCTGCCCAGCGTCGAGGACGTCAACGCCCAGCGGGTCGCGAAGTTCCGCGACTCGATCTCCGAGGCGCTCAACGCCCCGGGCATCGACCTGTTCCGCAAGCTGGTCGAGGACTACGAACGCGAGAACGACGTGCCGATGGCCGATATCGCGGCTGCGCTGGCGGCGCAGACCCGCGACGGCGAGGAGTTCTTCATGAAGGAGCCGCCGCCAGATAAGCGTCGAGAGCGCGACCGCGACGAGCGGCCGCGCCGGGAGCGGCCGGAACGCCGGACCCGAGACGACCTGGCGACGTATCGCATCTCGGTGGGTAAACGGCACAAGGTCGGCCCGGGCCACATCGTCGGCGCGCTGGCCAACGAGGGCGGCCTGCACCGCAGCGACTTCGGCCACATCACGATCCTGCCGGACTTCTCGCTGGTCGAGCTGCCCGCCAAGCTGCCCCGCAAGACCATCAAAGCGCTTGAGAACACCCGCATTTCGGGGGTGAAGATCAACCTGCAGCCGGACCGTGCACCGGCGAAGAACCGGCGCAAGCAGAAATGA
- a CDS encoding LppP/LprE family lipoprotein, with translation MSTVRFFSITAMGAVLIAGCGSGDSTVSKTPDAAPPPATSAPAAPAPTVAPPSAAPASDPCAVNLAAPEIARAVSELPRDPRSNQGWNPEPLAGNYNECAPLSVVIVKANTNAKNPNTRAVMFHHGRFIPTGVPDTYGFNGLDTTQTTGDTIALRYSSGVPGLDSVVKFRWNGNGVELIGNTP, from the coding sequence ATGAGCACGGTTCGGTTCTTCAGCATCACCGCGATGGGAGCAGTCCTGATCGCCGGATGCGGGTCCGGCGACTCCACCGTCTCGAAGACCCCCGACGCCGCGCCGCCACCGGCCACGTCGGCGCCCGCCGCACCGGCGCCGACGGTCGCGCCGCCCAGCGCCGCGCCCGCCTCCGATCCCTGCGCGGTCAACCTCGCGGCGCCCGAGATCGCGCGGGCGGTGTCGGAGCTGCCCCGCGACCCGCGCAGCAACCAGGGCTGGAACCCCGAGCCGCTGGCGGGCAACTACAACGAGTGCGCACCGCTGTCGGTGGTCATCGTCAAGGCCAACACCAACGCCAAGAACCCCAACACCCGCGCGGTGATGTTCCACCACGGCAGGTTCATCCCAACCGGGGTGCCCGACACCTACGGGTTCAACGGCCTGGACACCACGCAGACCACCGGGGACACCATCGCGCTGCGCTACTCCAGCGGTGTGCCCGGGCTGGACAGCGTGGTGAAGTTCCGGTGGAACGGCAACGGCGTGGAGCTGATCGGCAACACCCCCTGA